The DNA segment GTACGTGAGGGGCTCTGTCcgtgatgggggggggggggggggggggggggggaggggttgaGGTCAGGGGTCTCCCcctaaaatgttttgaaatacaggcatgacatgactttttttttttggtttttgtttttaatttgaggTACTGAAGGggctctatttttttttttgaactacAGATACGAAATGATGGCCTATGGGGCATTTTCGGTCTTAATGTTCAGGTATTTTAGGAAGAACCACCTCAATTTAGGGGGGCCAGGGGAttaatacaggtatgaaatggtgacctctggtgcTTTGTTTGGTCTAAAGTTTAAGGTGTGGGAGAGGGGACCCCTGCATTTTTCTCCctctgaaaattttttaaatacaagtatgaaatggtggcctatgatgcatattttggtctaaattttgaggtactgcaGGGGAAAACCCTCATTTTAGGAGTCatgggctctccccctggaagtttttgaaatataggtatgaaatggtggcctctggtgcatgttttggtctaaattttaagttGTTGGAGGGGTTTCCCCCATATTTTAGTGGGTCAGTGGGCtttcttcctggaaaattttgaaatacagatatgaaatggtggccttagtatggtgcattttttggtctaaattttgaggtactgtaggggGAACCCCTCATTCTAGTGGGTCTGGGGGCACTAACCCCTGGAAAAGTTTGAattacaggtatgaaatggtggtctctggtgcatttctCAGCCAAttttgggggagggggagggcAAGGGCCTACTCGGTCCGGCCCTGGATCTGGCCTGGCCAGGCTATCAATAGGACTGCTAGGATTTCTGTCTCACCTTGCCTCAATGATGtcatgaggcaaatgatattctgatatattctaatggtgttaatatacttttttgaacttttataactgaattttcaTGAGTGTGATAGGCCTGCTTTTtactccttttttatttttggctcctcaaattttaaccgaggcaactgcctcggtttgcctcagtgtggctacggcacTGTTTAGCTGACTAACTGAAGATGCATTTTACTGCTATTTGTTCTAACATTCCATGCAAACACTGAAACCACAATAAACAAAGGTCTTTGTGAATTATTCAGTATAAGGTTTCGGAGGGTAAATGCGTAAATTAAAAGAGAATCTTGAAGTTCTGAACGCTGGTGAGAAACACTACACGTGCGTCTATAATAAACGTTTGTGTAAACTTCATTCTGAGGCACGTGATTGCGAGTGAAACTGGTGGTTTGTAAAACAAAAAGCATTGTTCgtgaacaccatattttacatgTTAACGAGTCAAGTcactttaattgttttaaagttatttgtaCATAGCGCCGCCCGTGACTTCTGCACTCCGGTATGGTACATAGCGAACGGTACCTGTAATGGTGCCCTAAAACACATAGTTAAAACATGTTTGCGGGACGGATACGTTGTTGCCCGGGCCCGTTATGTTAGCTCCATGGATACGGATTGTTGTTAGGGCTTTGGTGGCATCCATCGTCTCAAAAATTGCAGAGACAACACAACATTGCGACACATCAGTGCGGCACTTGGCGTGTGAGGACGATATCACATACAGCATCACGACataaaatgagctgcgccatgagaaaaccaacattgtgcatttgcgaccagcattgatccagaccagcctgcgcatccacgcagtctggtcaggatccacgctgttcgcttatgatttctctaattgcaataggctttgatagcgaacagcatggatcctgaccagactgcgcggatgcggatgcgcaggctggtctggatccatgctggtcgcaaatgcacgatgttggttttctcatggtgcggctcaaataacgGTTAAATCAGGTCAAAATTATGTATTAGAATTGTAGCAGATGCATATGATCTACtattgttattcattttaaacatgtttgttGCTGACAAAATAACATGCTAATTGTACTATTGGTAAGGAGACACCGACTCTTCATATTAGTTTATTCAATCAAACTGTTACATTATCATGTGACCTgacttaaataaaagtaatgttgttgttgttgttgtttggtggTGAACTCTGAAGTGCAAGTATTGCTCGATTAAAATGTTACTTAATATGTCACCTTGCAAACCGTTTTCAGAACTCCGcaatttaatacatgtagtttACTTTTTTACTACGTCAGTTGTAAAATACAACACTACAACGTCATTATGGCTTTTGTTGTTTGTCTACTcatacagttttctttttttaaacgaaGAAATGCATTTATCCAAAGAGGGCCAGACAACGTTCAAATTTTACTTGATGTTTAAattctttgggaaaaaaacacaaATCTTAAGGATCAGTATGAGCCATTCCCTACTTTGTACTTGATTATGCGATACAAGTAACAAGGTAACTTGTtgtgatgaaatattttacaataaatgatttttatctTTCAGTGTAAAATTAATTAAAGTAATAGCCAACGGTCATTTTACTGCACAATATTATATTTTCACAAGCACATTTCCACACACTTGTCATTTTGCCGATACACTACATAGAAAATTGATAtatggaatgtttttttttttgttgttgttgatcttTTTCAAATACAAGGATTATCTATATTTATTCTCTGCTTGTGGCGTCTTGAGTTAATAAGAATAGATTAGCAGGTATGTTAGAccattattttttcttgaatgcTAATTATCAATtacatatatagaggatattacatgagcgtcttttcatattgaatttattaaacgagttgaataaaatgataaaatgcgaggctctgccgagcattttatcaattttattcaacgagtttaataaattcaatgtggaaagtcacaaatgtaatattctttttatcacatgttagactTTCCtgtcgaaaaataaaaaattctactttattttactatataaacaagacaatttgaccaacgtcgcctgtactataaacgacgtcgacgtcaaagctttattagtAATGGCGTTATTACACCCCCgcgatgtcaaacatgtgataaaaacatttaagagTGTTGCATGATTCTGTATATACAATGAGCGgtcaatattttgtaatatgtttCCGAGCTATATTCAGCAATAAATTTTGCTGAACTGAGGAGAAAAGGGACATTTACTgttgatgtcatgtaataaaacacttatttaatggctcgccagtcaatagtcaaaactatttgccaACGGACCATCAAACGACGAACAATAGTTTTGGCTATTGCTCGGCAAAACATACAGTAAATGAATACTTTTAAGTTTtgtggattttttaaagtttgatttacAAACTATTGTAGTTCTTTCTGTTTAATACGCTAATGTCTATATAttatttaaagtggaattatacgcatttctCGGGTAAAATACCGccgaaatagatgtgtgtgtaaaaagagtggagggaaattatagcttttaacctaATATACCAAAcacttcctgttaccagtacgaaataataactttccaaatatgactttgtttattttgactggggcaatctttttaagaaaagtcacaCCGCACGAAGGatttgcttcccttcaacttcagaaatctctaccttgGTAAGGGAGATTACTGCATAGAagactgaagaaaagaactattctTCTATTTTACTAGCCCgatgtatttatttctaaagcattaaCTTAAattacttatgcggcattatcgttaatttaacccATTTAGATGCACAGCAACCGagaacattcaccaaaaacactcGATGTATAAAGATGCGCATAGTGCCACTTTAAGGAAGCTGATGTTTTAAATTCAAACTTGAATTATTTGCAATTTGTTTAATATCTTATTTGACTACATGCACTGGTAGCAAGTTCTATTATTacagaaatatcattttatttattattacgtttacttttattgaatggcttgccgatCCATAATCACAGCTATTTCCCCTTAGCTTTTCGGCAAATAGTGTTTACCATTTACCGACACGcaattcaataagtgttttattatatgaccTCAGGAATATGTTTGCACATATTTGTTTTTTATCTGTTGCATGGCTTAAGCCCAGAAAACATGGGTAATATATAGACCAATCACTTCCCAGCTGGCAATATATATGAGACCCATATGGGGTCCACATGAGATTTGCAAACGGGATTGGCATGGGTCCCAGATGGACTTCAGTATGGGACCTATATGGGTCTGATATGGGACCCACATGAGACCTACATGGACAATCTATATGGGCACCACATGGGCTATCTATAAGGGTCCCTGGTGGTGTTTGGAACTAGGTTACTTATTGGTCCCTAATGGGCAATCGACAATGGTAGGCTCCGTAACATTGTAGCTGTCCATGTGGTTGCTTCCGTATCACTATGGCCGGTTTAATTCTCTTGATCGGTTGCACCTCCAAGACACTTTATCACAGATTCTTTGTAATGTGGAAAAAGTAATGTCAGTCTGAGCACATGGTCATTACAGTTATGACTATTTGCCAGATATCATGTTATATTTGTAAGGATTTTActtgtttctaaaaaaaaagacaaatcttCAAGATTAGAAAGATAACCAAATACGCATCTGAAAGATAGATTTGTACAGAACAAGAAAAAAGGGTATTAACATGTGATGAAAGTATAATGAAATGCTTTTTAGACTTTGGACATACGTGGCTCATTTGTCCATGCCAAGCCCAGATATAGCCCATAAGGGTCCCATATATGCTATCCCAAAAGAGTTGTGCAAACActtgaaaaacaatttttcagtgtATCTGTCAAAGTTATTCCTACAATTTAAACAAGAACACTTCATTTAGCTATTTATATTGGTATGTTTCAGATTTTGAAACTAAAAGGCATTCAAGCATGACGTTACTGAGACGAAATGTTGTTATTGTCTTAGCTTGCGTAATTTTTCTTACCTTGGTCTACAAACACCAAAATCTTTACGCTGTTCAGAAAAGCGCAAGAAGAAGGAGGGGTAACTCCACATATAATAATGAACGCTCAGATTATCGAGTTGCTTCCCCTGGTAAACTCCGGAACACGAAAACAATTCAGTGGTTTGACACTTACCACGATGGGCATGGCCTGCGTATGAAGGCGCATAATGTTCGACTGGACCAGTGTGAGTATAATAATTGTGAACTATTGGAACATAACATCGTCCCGGAAAGAGACAATAAAATTTATGGACCGCTCTCCGCCGACGCCGTCATCTTCCAGGGATGTCATTTGGGTCAATTTTTGCCGCCGGATCGCCGGGATGACAATCAGGTGTTTGTATTTGCAGAGAGAGAAACTTGGTGGTATATGGGAGCGTTCGAAAGGATGATGGACCCGGCTTTGAATAAAACGGAAAAACTCAAAAAAGAAAAGACTTTCTCAATGCAAATACCGGATGTATTGAAACATCCTAgtaaatatttcaacatattcCGATTTCGAAGTGTATTTAATTGGACAATGACGTATCGTCGAGATTCGGACATTTATATGCCGTATGGAGAAATTTTATCTAAACGAGATGCCATTACCAGAAAGTATATTTCTCGTTTTGAAGTCAAAACGGATGAAAAGGACTATGACcgtatattttacagaaaaacaaaggaaGTGGTTTGGCTAGTGAGTGACTGCGAAACGAAATCAAAGCGCGAATACTATGTACAGCGGATGAGTAAGTATATCAATGTCGACATTTACGGAGCATGTGGAACACTTTCTTGTCCGAAAGGAAAATATGAAGATTCCGACAAggataattgtttaaataaaatcataagaGACTATAagtttattctgt comes from the Mercenaria mercenaria strain notata chromosome 9, MADL_Memer_1, whole genome shotgun sequence genome and includes:
- the LOC123548095 gene encoding alpha-(1,3)-fucosyltransferase C-like, yielding MTLLRRNVVIVLACVIFLTLVYKHQNLYAVQKSARRRRGNSTYNNERSDYRVASPGKLRNTKTIQWFDTYHDGHGLRMKAHNVRLDQCEYNNCELLEHNIVPERDNKIYGPLSADAVIFQGCHLGQFLPPDRRDDNQVFVFAERETWWYMGAFERMMDPALNKTEKLKKEKTFSMQIPDVLKHPSKYFNIFRFRSVFNWTMTYRRDSDIYMPYGEILSKRDAITRKYISRFEVKTDEKDYDRIFYRKTKEVVWLVSDCETKSKREYYVQRMSKYINVDIYGACGTLSCPKGKYEDSDKDNCLNKIIRDYKFILSFENTFHTDYVTEKLFDWFPRDIVQIAYGMADYESITPPGTVINAANFISPQDLANFLNRLAVDKNKYVKYLRNKDRHYSAGLDEMQQKAYCNLCEKLNHLDKNRRAYPNIGLWWQLNDTSAFQDLYLQAFGVEDKKQNKVIKYVFYFIMFLCTCAFFTVTYSYLKGGKHNS